The following proteins come from a genomic window of Rubinisphaera margarita:
- a CDS encoding ParB/RepB/Spo0J family partition protein: MDHEHNAHDNQNQDAQPSLEQQHDGAQDHLSEETPQVVPKRRLGRGLDALLGGGGPAHEPYSESTNSGGETTERAEGDVLVELAMDRIQRNPNQPRKNFEKAGIDELAESISRHGVLQPVLVREYGDHYELIAGERRWLAARQAGLTIIPCRVVDVIDKTACEFSFEENLKRKDLGDLEKAQAFRDYIDHYDSSVEELARQLSMSRPAVANTIRLLDLPVPIKNALQDQKLTAGHARALLSLKEEAQQLELADRVVKEQLSVRKTEAAVKELSGKADTIPMTPPEDKPAKPELNNHLQSIQDQLRDTLGVKVELKLKTAESGQVVLHFANQNDFDRIVESLQSVQSRAA, from the coding sequence ATGGATCACGAACATAACGCACACGACAATCAGAATCAGGACGCTCAGCCGTCCCTCGAACAGCAGCACGACGGGGCTCAGGACCACTTGAGTGAGGAAACTCCGCAGGTCGTCCCGAAGCGTCGACTCGGCCGTGGTCTCGATGCTCTCCTCGGAGGGGGAGGACCAGCTCATGAGCCGTACTCCGAATCGACCAACTCGGGCGGTGAAACCACCGAACGTGCCGAAGGCGACGTTCTCGTCGAGCTGGCCATGGACCGCATTCAGCGGAACCCGAACCAGCCGCGAAAGAACTTCGAGAAGGCCGGCATCGATGAACTCGCCGAGAGTATCAGCAGGCACGGGGTCCTCCAGCCGGTTCTGGTTCGCGAGTATGGCGACCACTACGAATTGATCGCCGGGGAACGCCGCTGGCTGGCCGCTCGTCAGGCCGGACTGACGATCATCCCCTGCCGCGTGGTCGACGTCATCGACAAGACCGCCTGCGAGTTCTCCTTCGAAGAGAACCTGAAGCGGAAAGATCTCGGCGATCTCGAAAAGGCCCAGGCCTTCCGTGACTACATCGATCACTACGACAGCTCCGTCGAAGAGCTGGCCAGGCAGTTGAGCATGAGCCGCCCGGCGGTTGCCAACACGATCCGCCTGCTCGACCTGCCGGTGCCGATCAAGAACGCTCTTCAGGACCAGAAGCTGACCGCCGGCCATGCCCGGGCTCTGCTCAGCCTGAAGGAAGAAGCTCAGCAGCTCGAATTGGCCGACCGCGTCGTCAAGGAGCAGCTGTCGGTTCGTAAGACCGAAGCCGCGGTGAAGGAACTGAGCGGCAAGGCCGACACGATTCCAATGACGCCGCCGGAAGACAAGCCCGCCAAGCCCGAGCTCAACAACCATCTGCAGTCGATCCAGGATCAACTCCGCGACACGCTCGGCGTGAAGGTCGAACTGAAACTCAAGACGGCTGAATCGGGACAGGTCGTTCTGCACTTCGCCAACCAGAACGATTTCGACCGCATCGTCGAGTCGCTGCAGTCGGTGCAGTCGCGAGCCGCGTGA
- a CDS encoding ion transporter, whose product MSNPLRGTLRPAIDFLDRIAQPLVLYSVFMLALECHLYPLDDSLDSHPFFLWSERCVALIFTVEYVLRWMRNSGRGYYPLTTFGIIDLVSILPFWIGFIPAVDPYLRQIRTLRVLRMLKFFRYNRGLQVMTLGFYRAYFNLRPLLFTAAMIILLTMFALYEVEGPEQEEFRNLFTTLWFLEVTGTTVGYGDISPATTAGKAIVMIYMIAGLAIFMACFSAITSAFDEVFEKAEDPDFDPLDHFPKIRRQQLHIFERHKDVGTTAAEDEAAKEDETKQESNPAGTQ is encoded by the coding sequence ATGTCCAATCCGCTTCGAGGAACACTGCGCCCCGCCATCGATTTCCTCGACCGGATCGCCCAGCCGCTCGTGCTCTACAGCGTCTTCATGCTCGCCCTCGAGTGCCACCTCTATCCCCTCGACGACAGCCTCGACAGTCACCCGTTTTTCCTCTGGTCCGAACGCTGCGTCGCCTTGATCTTCACCGTCGAGTACGTGCTCCGCTGGATGCGAAATTCCGGCCGCGGGTACTATCCTCTGACCACGTTCGGCATCATTGATCTCGTCTCCATTCTCCCCTTCTGGATCGGATTCATCCCGGCCGTTGATCCGTACCTGCGCCAAATCCGCACCCTCCGCGTGCTGCGGATGCTCAAGTTCTTCCGGTACAACCGGGGACTGCAGGTGATGACGCTCGGCTTCTACCGGGCCTACTTCAACCTTCGACCGCTCCTGTTCACAGCCGCAATGATCATCCTGCTGACGATGTTCGCCCTCTACGAAGTGGAAGGCCCCGAGCAGGAAGAGTTCCGCAATCTGTTCACGACGCTCTGGTTTCTGGAAGTGACCGGAACCACGGTCGGCTACGGCGACATCTCTCCGGCAACGACCGCCGGCAAGGCGATAGTGATGATCTACATGATCGCCGGCCTGGCCATTTTCATGGCCTGCTTCAGCGCGATCACCTCGGCTTTCGATGAGGTCTTCGAGAAGGCCGAAGACCCGGATTTCGATCCCCTCGACCACTTCCCGAAAATCCGCCGCCAGCAACTCCACATCTTCGAACGCCACAAGGACGTCGGCACCACCGCCGCCGAAGACGAGGCAGCCAAAGAGGATGAAACGAAGCAGGAATCGAACCCCGCCGGAACGCAGTGA
- a CDS encoding addiction module protein encodes MPDFDSVLTDASQLSVEDQLRLIEALASSTPEDQPPPLTNEWIEEIGQRRREIEAGSVSTEEWSTIRARLFAKHGVRDERTSGEGARGPILNARD; translated from the coding sequence ATGCCCGATTTCGATTCTGTGCTGACCGATGCTTCGCAGCTGTCCGTCGAAGATCAGCTTCGACTGATCGAGGCGCTCGCGTCCTCGACGCCCGAGGACCAGCCGCCTCCGTTGACGAACGAATGGATCGAAGAAATCGGGCAGAGGCGCCGCGAGATTGAAGCCGGCTCAGTGAGCACGGAAGAGTGGTCAACCATCCGAGCCAGACTCTTCGCAAAGCACGGCGTTCGGGATGAGCGAACTTCTGGCGAGGGCGCTCGAGGCCCGATTCTTAATGCCCGCGATTGA
- a CDS encoding tetratricopeptide repeat protein, whose translation MPELSDKTWAKIDALCLRGNELMDQGKFSTALDRYSAALKLIPPPATNWEAGVFLYSSMGDAYFNSEEFAHAAECLELAVQCPGGVGNPFVHLRLGQCRLELGKSDAAADELMRAFMGAGQEIFDDEDPKYFKFLKTRAEI comes from the coding sequence ATGCCAGAACTCAGCGATAAGACATGGGCAAAGATCGACGCACTCTGTTTGCGCGGAAATGAGTTGATGGACCAGGGTAAGTTCTCCACGGCACTCGATCGCTACTCAGCGGCATTGAAACTAATCCCGCCCCCTGCAACGAATTGGGAAGCTGGTGTGTTCCTCTACAGTTCGATGGGAGATGCATACTTCAACTCCGAGGAATTCGCCCATGCTGCGGAATGCCTGGAGCTTGCCGTTCAGTGTCCGGGAGGAGTCGGGAATCCGTTTGTCCATTTGAGATTGGGGCAATGTCGATTGGAGCTGGGGAAATCGGATGCAGCTGCGGATGAACTGATGCGTGCGTTCATGGGAGCAGGTCAGGAGATTTTCGACGACGAGGATCCCAAGTACTTCAAGTTTCTGAAGACGAGGGCAGAGATCTGA
- the nadD gene encoding nicotinate-nucleotide adenylyltransferase — protein sequence MRMGILGGTFDPVHFAHLILAETCREACQLDQVRFVPNHCSPHKQDDQPTSAKQRQAMLELAAAGIPEFVVDPRELKKAEVCYTVDTLAEMKSEFPDAELFFLIGADSLRDFPTWRQPERIAELATIVAVNRGNTPEGELQAMLDGLPEPLRERVQLVEMPGIGISATALRERVQQNLSIRFLTPRPVERYILENGLYRAN from the coding sequence ATGCGTATGGGAATCCTTGGCGGGACCTTTGATCCCGTTCATTTCGCTCACCTGATCCTCGCCGAAACCTGCCGCGAAGCCTGTCAGCTCGACCAGGTTCGGTTCGTGCCGAATCACTGTTCGCCGCACAAACAGGACGACCAGCCGACGTCGGCCAAGCAGCGACAGGCGATGCTCGAACTCGCCGCCGCCGGAATTCCGGAGTTTGTGGTCGACCCGCGGGAGCTCAAAAAAGCCGAGGTCTGCTACACCGTCGACACGCTTGCCGAGATGAAATCGGAGTTCCCGGACGCCGAATTGTTCTTCCTGATTGGAGCCGATTCGCTCCGCGATTTCCCGACCTGGCGGCAGCCGGAACGCATTGCCGAACTGGCCACCATCGTCGCCGTGAACCGTGGAAATACCCCGGAAGGCGAACTCCAGGCGATGCTCGACGGCCTGCCCGAGCCCCTTCGGGAGCGAGTTCAGCTGGTCGAAATGCCCGGAATTGGCATCTCGGCGACGGCTCTCCGGGAGCGGGTTCAGCAGAATCTCTCAATCCGATTCCTTACACCGCGGCCCGTGGAGCGGTATATTCTTGAGAATGGACTGTATCGGGCGAACTGA